GATCCTGCAGCAACTCTGGCATGGGGAGCTCGTTCCGATTCTGAAAGAAATCAAGAAGTAAGAGTTTGAAAGCCGTTTGCGCTATAATCGTTCACTTTTAGATCTTACTCTGGTCCCCACTTGCTCTGGTTTATCCTACTTATCCCTAAGTGTACGGGAGCTTTCATTTTCAGTAGCCTGCGTGGCAAAGACATTTTCTGGCGAGAACTCATTTCAGTGGTTTCAGTCATTCCGGACGATTCAGCGCCAAAAACGATATAAATCTCTTTCTTCTGCGCTGGGTTATATACCGAGCCTTGACCGGGAGGGTTTGCTATCTTCAGGCGGGTTCCCAGGCTTTAATCTGACCATCTACATCGGGATTTACCACTCTCATCTTGCCCTTCACTTTGAAAGGCCGCAAACTTCTGACGACTTAATTTGGCGACAATCTTTTGCGCAGTCGAACATCAAAAAGGAAGGACGGAAGATAGAGGTGTGTACTTCCGCGAAATCTGCTAAACGTGCAACGCTCCCACATGTATAATCGTACATGCGCCCCTAACCTTGCGACTGTCCCTAGACCGCTACGACTTCTACTGGTTCCAATCAGGAGATTTGAGACCTGTTGTTTGGGCATCTTTCGATAGCTCCTATTAGAAGTGTGGTGTCACAAATCGCCTGCCGTTGGGTAGAGGGCTGAACACTTGTACTGGGGCTTCGACCCGAGCAACCGAAACGAAAAAAACAATGTCGTCGACTTATTATATCGGACCTTTCGGGCGTATGTTACCTGCTGCCGGTGGTCTCGCGGAGCAAGAACCGAAACGTCCAGCTAACCTATCAGTTTCGGGAACTCACCCATATCAACTTCCACCGCCACGCACTTCGGCGCCATTACAGTTTGGAACCGACCCATTTCTACGGCCACAGAACCGCACTGAGAGGGGTGACGATAGTGAAGAGACGTCAGGTTATTTTAGGGGCCCAGGCTACCAACAGGCGAACGAACAGCTCCCTTCTGTTAGCCAGCTTCTTACACCAACAGCGCAGCTAAGCCGCTCACCATCGCCTTACAACCCCCGAAATTTTGGAATACTCTTACCCCCAAGCGAAACAGGGGAACCACTTGAAAGATTGCACCATAATGAGTCCGACACGCCTTCCAAGGAAGTGCGACCAGTGTTCTACGAAAACTCTAGGGCAAATGTGAATTTGATGGCTTCGCCACAACCTCAAAGCCTGCCTCCTATATCTCACATCTCGACTCGCGCTATTGGACGTGATACCCCAGCGTATCTAAATTTCAACCCGAATCCATCCCACACGTCATATCCGCCTAGCCTGCACCGCCGGTATAGTGACGAGTTAAACGACAGAACACACGTAGCAACCGGCCCCAACATCAGTAACTTGGGATTATTCAGTGCTACTGGAAAATCGGAGAAGGCCCAAGTACGCCCACACGTCGTGGACGAGAGGTATATAGATGGTGAAGGATTGTGTTATATATACGCGGATGGGTCCCACTGCCCTAAAATCATTGACGGCATCCCGGTTAACGCCAACTGGGGCATTACGAAAGCCGGTAAACCAAGAAAACGATTAGCCCAGGCTTGTCTCATATGCCgagaaaagaagataaaGTGTCACCCTAACTTGCCAAAGTGTGACCAATGCCAAAAATCTGGGAGGGAGTGCAGGTTTGAGAGTGCGTAAGTATTCAGGCAACTCAGGGGGAGGCCACGAGCGTTAATTGCTAACTTGATCACAGACCGCGTGGTCATCGTGCGGCCTCAAGGGCTTCACAATTCGCGAGAAAATATGACATGAGAGATCATCCTACAATGGCAAACTCTAACAATGCAGGTACCTCCAGTTCACTATATTCTGTTGCGATGGCTTCGGAAAGTTCGATTTCCCTCCCGGGGACAAACTCCCAGTCTCCTTTATCTGATGATTCCATGCTTACGCCTTCTGCTATGGACAGCAACCGTCAGAGCATTACCGATTTTGACCAACAATATGCAACTAGACTGCCGCAAATATCTTGTGGGAATGTAAATATGCCGGTATATTCCACAGAGAGTGCTAGCTCGGGCTTCACGGACTATGCCGAGATATTGACGGAAATCAAAGATCTAGACTCCCACGATCCACTGGCGAACGACTGGAGAGTAGACCCTTATACGGTCGATCCGGAATCTACCATACATTTTACCGAAACTTATTTTACATTCGTCAATGACCGCCTGTATTACATGTTTCCACGAAAGCGTTTTCTGCTCTGGCTGAAATCATGTCATACCAAGTCACTTGATGATAAAATGCTCGTCTATTGTATCATGGCTTTAGGGTGTATTTTCTCCGACCGGCCTGATAGGATAGCGGCCATGAAGAAATACTCTCGGACCGCTCGGTATGCACTCGAGCATAGCCAACACAGTCTTTCTTTACAGCTTGCCCACAGTCGGATCATAATTAGCCTCTGGTACAATGCCATTGGTGC
This sequence is a window from Aspergillus puulaauensis MK2 DNA, chromosome 6, nearly complete sequence. Protein-coding genes within it:
- a CDS encoding Zn(II)2Cys6 transcription factor (COG:S;~EggNog:ENOG410PIF8;~InterPro:IPR036864,IPR007219,IPR001138;~PFAM:PF00172,PF04082;~go_function: GO:0000981 - DNA-binding transcription factor activity, RNA polymerase II-specific [Evidence IEA];~go_function: GO:0003677 - DNA binding [Evidence IEA];~go_function: GO:0008270 - zinc ion binding [Evidence IEA];~go_process: GO:0006351 - transcription, DNA-templated [Evidence IEA];~go_process: GO:0006355 - regulation of transcription, DNA-templated [Evidence IEA]), whose translation is MSSTYYIGPFGRMLPAAGGLAEQEPKRPANLSVSGTHPYQLPPPRTSAPLQFGTDPFLRPQNRTERGDDSEETSGYFRGPGYQQANEQLPSVSQLLTPTAQLSRSPSPYNPRNFGILLPPSETGEPLERLHHNESDTPSKEVRPVFYENSRANVNLMASPQPQSLPPISHISTRAIGRDTPAYLNFNPNPSHTSYPPSLHRRYSDELNDRTHVATGPNISNLGLFSATGKSEKAQVRPHVVDERYIDGEGLCYIYADGSHCPKIIDGIPVNANWGITKAGKPRKRLAQACLICREKKIKCHPNLPKCDQCQKSGRECRFESAPRGHRAASRASQFARKYDMRDHPTMANSNNAGTSSSLYSVAMASESSISLPGTNSQSPLSDDSMLTPSAMDSNRQSITDFDQQYATRLPQISCGNVNMPVYSTESASSGFTDYAEILTEIKDLDSHDPLANDWRVDPYTVDPESTIHFTETYFTFVNDRLYYMFPRKRFLLWLKSCHTKSLDDKMLVYCIMALGCIFSDRPDRIAAMKKYSRTARYALEHSQHSLSLQLAHSRIIISLWYNAIGAIVKSWDAAGAAVRTVCGLRYNVEMGGVIVEQSQPCEYGLHPQALIECRRRTFWIAFLTDRLSCFYAPSTTFISSQTAFLRLPCREEIYEAQEYTTVPFFQSFLNQVPSHDNEMSGLSAMALLIDVMSIWGDVSDHVFRLSLIPAESYNKLFEDFYSTMVRRSDQWLSRLPNYLTFTSMNLERSIQGRTVDSFISIHLLYHAALLKLNRYARSQLLRPRMASKYVHIARNHAVEILRTALALERYVSDYNVSPTTTEPVAPKGALINPFLGYVILSAVDVLSAGGLMIDLPECINLLHGGLEVIRELSFFWGSIKPLVLLIKTRLDALMEAFRQVDSGGKVAFLLDGPSLDSQVQNEVQKQDSSTNEDLMYGGLPWEQLFFAFGLVDVPFSMQNIVWIRTRS